A single Prevotella sp. E15-22 DNA region contains:
- a CDS encoding GLPGLI family protein — protein sequence MMKKYYLVIVVSALAIAAQAEKIDSSQFVAFYNYTIQTQDEEGKDVADSLRLALMVGTRATECTTFLTYNRDGRASREMMNAFIMHLPVVITDMDKSEVISHDNIYPYRYEVHESMAKVDWALDDDTLTICGLLCHGAKGKLYGKQWRVWYCEDIPASAGPWKLRGLPGLIVKAEDIDGIHCFELYETKNEVRAINRYSSPDYQKLSRKKMMSFKNKVLGNHRYAKEPTYYVSENPDDLGEIRHDGQIYYVANHMMVPQKAHVYQPLELE from the coding sequence ATGATGAAGAAGTATTATTTGGTAATCGTCGTGTCTGCACTAGCGATAGCAGCGCAGGCAGAGAAGATTGATTCATCCCAGTTTGTAGCCTTCTACAACTACACCATTCAGACGCAGGATGAGGAGGGGAAGGATGTTGCTGATTCGCTGAGGCTTGCCCTCATGGTGGGTACTCGCGCCACGGAGTGCACTACATTTCTTACTTATAACAGGGATGGACGTGCTAGTCGTGAGATGATGAATGCCTTCATCATGCACCTTCCAGTGGTTATCACGGATATGGATAAGTCAGAAGTCATTAGCCATGATAATATCTATCCTTATCGCTATGAGGTGCACGAGTCCATGGCTAAGGTGGACTGGGCATTGGACGATGATACGCTGACCATCTGTGGCCTGCTTTGTCATGGCGCAAAAGGAAAGCTCTATGGTAAGCAATGGCGAGTGTGGTATTGTGAGGACATCCCTGCTTCGGCTGGCCCTTGGAAACTTCGTGGCTTGCCTGGCCTCATTGTGAAAGCAGAGGATATAGATGGCATTCATTGCTTTGAACTGTATGAGACGAAGAATGAAGTGAGGGCGATTAACAGGTATTCATCCCCTGATTACCAGAAGTTGAGCCGTAAGAAAATGATGAGCTTTAAAAATAAAGTTCTGGGCAACCATCGTTATGCCAAGGAACCCACCTATTATGTCTCTGAAAATCCAGATGATCTTGGCGAGATAAGACATGATGGCCAAATATATTATGTTGCCAACCACATGATGGTTCCTCAGAAAGCTCACGTTTATCAACCTCTTGAATTAGAATAG
- a CDS encoding GLPGLI family protein — translation MKKLIIIIAWALSIGAQAQNDSIDQCQFMAGYDFVTNTTDKDGNSVKDSVQLGVLVGTHTAMCKEYNVAMISDFKDYMNPDYQKGWWNARKYNLPVIYVGYPDGQISSFEKITPNYFFFSNPLPDFGWKLLPDTLTIGGFLCQKAIGQYGGRTWIVWYAEEVPVPYGPWKLCGLPGMILKAEDKDNIFCFNFVGLLKKTTAIKYINKDDYNKTTRDKFIVKKNKLFCSKKYVQQPNYYIPQGAYKQLGVTEMWFKGDDYTPENALSVVSYDMIIPKKVNAYQPLELK, via the coding sequence ATGAAAAAACTTATTATCATCATCGCCTGGGCTTTGTCAATAGGAGCACAGGCCCAGAACGACAGTATCGACCAGTGTCAGTTTATGGCCGGCTACGACTTTGTGACTAACACCACAGACAAGGACGGGAATTCCGTGAAGGACTCTGTGCAACTGGGGGTCTTAGTTGGCACCCATACCGCTATGTGTAAGGAGTATAATGTTGCCATGATAAGTGACTTCAAGGATTATATGAATCCTGATTATCAAAAAGGTTGGTGGAATGCCAGAAAATATAACCTGCCGGTTATCTATGTAGGATACCCTGATGGTCAAATCAGTTCATTTGAAAAGATTACGCCCAACTACTTTTTCTTTAGCAATCCATTACCTGACTTCGGTTGGAAATTGTTGCCAGACACGCTAACAATTGGCGGTTTTCTCTGCCAGAAAGCCATAGGTCAGTATGGTGGCAGGACATGGATAGTTTGGTATGCTGAAGAGGTGCCTGTACCTTATGGACCTTGGAAATTGTGTGGATTGCCTGGCATGATTCTGAAAGCAGAAGACAAGGACAACATTTTTTGCTTCAACTTTGTGGGACTTCTCAAAAAAACTACGGCCATCAAATACATCAATAAGGATGACTATAACAAAACAACGCGCGACAAATTCATTGTAAAGAAAAACAAGCTCTTCTGCAGCAAAAAATACGTGCAGCAGCCCAACTACTATATTCCTCAAGGTGCCTACAAACAGTTGGGAGTTACTGAGATGTGGTTCAAAGGAGATGATTACACGCCAGAGAACGCCTTATCGGTTGTTTCCTACGACATGATTATCCCCAAGAAAGTAAATGCTTATCAACCCCTTGAACTGAAATAG
- a CDS encoding FtsX-like permease family protein gives MNFPFYIARRYLFSKKSTNAINVISGISVLGVAVATMALVVTLSVFNGFSDLVATFFTAFDPQIKVVPVEGKTAPADDPILTEIKSMPEVYVATECVEDQAMAVYNGRQAMIHLKGVEDNFDSLTHIREILQGDGAYELHLADVHYGIPGRHLIDALGMGYYYPMPLKIYAPRREGQLDMSDPTDGFIEDMLFSPGVVFEVQQSKYDRNYVLTSISFARRLFDQQGMISSLELRLKQGCDFEAVKERMKAVAGDKYRVMDRYEQQDDTFRIMKIEKLIAYIFLTFILMVACFNIIGSLSMLIIDKKDDVVTLRNLGASDHQITQIFLFEGRLISAIGAILGIAVGLLLCWIQQTYGIISLGSSEGSFVINAYPVSVHPLDVVIIFFTVLAVGFLSVWYPVRYFSRRLLS, from the coding sequence TTGAACTTCCCATTCTACATAGCGCGCAGATACCTCTTCTCAAAGAAGTCGACCAACGCCATCAACGTCATCAGCGGCATCTCAGTGTTGGGTGTGGCTGTGGCCACCATGGCCCTGGTGGTCACGCTGAGTGTGTTCAACGGCTTCAGCGACCTGGTGGCTACGTTCTTCACAGCCTTCGACCCACAGATCAAGGTGGTGCCCGTCGAGGGTAAGACAGCGCCTGCCGACGACCCCATCCTCACTGAGATCAAGTCGATGCCTGAGGTCTATGTGGCCACAGAATGTGTGGAAGACCAGGCCATGGCCGTCTATAACGGTCGCCAGGCCATGATTCACCTCAAGGGTGTGGAGGACAACTTCGACTCTCTTACGCATATACGCGAGATTCTGCAGGGCGATGGCGCATACGAGCTTCATCTGGCCGATGTGCACTATGGCATCCCTGGGCGCCATCTCATCGACGCCCTTGGCATGGGCTACTACTACCCTATGCCACTGAAAATCTACGCTCCACGACGCGAAGGACAGTTGGACATGAGCGACCCCACCGATGGCTTCATCGAGGATATGCTCTTCTCGCCTGGTGTGGTGTTCGAGGTGCAGCAGTCGAAATACGACCGTAACTACGTGCTGACCAGCATCAGCTTTGCCCGTCGCCTGTTCGACCAGCAGGGCATGATTTCTTCACTGGAACTGCGCCTGAAGCAGGGGTGCGACTTCGAGGCTGTGAAAGAGCGCATGAAGGCTGTGGCTGGCGATAAGTATCGCGTGATGGACCGCTATGAGCAGCAGGACGACACCTTCCGCATCATGAAGATAGAAAAGCTCATCGCCTATATCTTCCTCACCTTTATTCTTATGGTGGCTTGCTTCAACATCATTGGCTCGCTGTCCATGCTCATCATCGACAAGAAAGACGATGTGGTAACGCTGCGCAACCTGGGAGCTAGCGATCATCAGATCACACAGATTTTCCTCTTTGAAGGCCGACTCATTTCGGCCATAGGAGCCATTTTAGGCATCGCCGTGGGACTCTTACTCTGCTGGATTCAGCAGACCTACGGCATCATCTCTTTGGGCAGCAGCGAGGGCTCTTTTGTCATCAATGCCTACCCCGTCAGCGTTCATCCCCTGGACGTTGTCATCATCTTCTTCACCGTTCTGGCCGTTGGCTTCCTGTCAGTATGGTATCCCGTTCGTTATTTCTCGCGCCGCCTGTTGTCATAG
- a CDS encoding GLPGLI family protein — translation MNSKCNYKHLSLIITLLLTILFSSHTLAQSDSIDQAQFVVIYDFQINTTDKNGNAAKDSMQWAVVVGSHVAKCTEFNRVMGEDFGEWKEYGLGEFNARKYNLPVIFVGYPDGEISSFDKVVPNRYFYTEPLPDFGWKLMDDTLTVGGYLCQKAVGKYAGRTWTAWYSEEVAASFGPWKLRGLPGMILKAEDKDGIFLFDCVGLIKRSAPIKYFSREEHTTLKRNKFIAHRNKILCDKKYVKQPNYYIPQGISVIEMWGGGPEPSADEKLSVVSYDMVIPKKANVYQPLELE, via the coding sequence ATGAATAGTAAATGCAACTATAAGCACTTGAGTCTGATCATCACATTATTATTGACCATACTCTTCTCCTCCCATACATTAGCGCAAAGTGATAGTATCGACCAAGCACAGTTTGTGGTCATCTACGACTTCCAGATAAACACCACCGACAAGAATGGAAATGCTGCGAAAGATTCTATGCAGTGGGCTGTTGTTGTTGGTAGTCATGTGGCAAAGTGTACGGAGTTTAATCGTGTCATGGGTGAAGACTTTGGTGAGTGGAAGGAATACGGCCTAGGCGAGTTTAATGCGAGGAAGTATAATCTGCCAGTCATCTTCGTGGGCTATCCTGACGGTGAGATTAGTTCGTTTGACAAGGTCGTGCCCAATCGATACTTCTATACAGAGCCGCTGCCTGACTTTGGCTGGAAACTGATGGACGACACGCTGACAGTGGGTGGCTATCTATGTCAGAAGGCCGTTGGAAAGTATGCTGGAAGGACATGGACGGCATGGTACTCAGAAGAGGTGGCGGCAAGTTTTGGCCCTTGGAAATTGCGTGGTTTGCCTGGTATGATTCTGAAGGCAGAGGACAAGGACGGCATTTTCTTATTTGACTGTGTGGGTCTGATAAAACGGTCGGCTCCAATCAAATATTTTAGTAGGGAAGAACACACGACCCTCAAGCGTAACAAGTTCATTGCCCATCGCAATAAAATCCTTTGCGATAAGAAATACGTTAAGCAACCCAACTATTATATCCCTCAGGGAATAAGTGTAATAGAGATGTGGGGTGGTGGACCAGAACCATCTGCTGACGAGAAGTTATCTGTCGTTTCCTACGACATGGTAATCCCCAAGAAAGCCAATGTCTATCAACCCCTTGAGCTGGAATGA